From Thalassospiraceae bacterium LMO-JJ14:
TGATCAGTTCGCCCTCGGTCAGGATGCCGCCGACTTCGTCGAGGCCCGTCGCCGGATCGAGCAGGCGGGCGCCGACATAAGCGACCCGTCCCGGTGTGCGGTCTGCCTTGAGCGCCATCTACAAATTCCTCTGCAAATGTTCTTCAAGGTTGGCGGTGAGGATTTCCAGCGCGGCCATCCGCACGGCGACACCCATTTCGACCTGTTCGTGAATGGCGCTACGGCCGAAATCGTCGGCGACTTCGCTGTCGATCTCGACGCCCCGGTTCATCGGTCCCGGGTGCATGATCAGGGCGTTCGGCTTGGCACCTTCGAGTTTTTCGTAATCGAGGCCGAAGAAGTGGAAGTATTCGCGGACCGACGGCAGATAATTGCCGTCCATGCGTTCTTTCTGGAGCCGGAGCATCATGACGATATCGCAGTCCTGCAGGCCTTCGCGCATGTCGTAGAAGACCTCGACGCCCATGTGCTCGACCCCGGTCGGGATCAGGGTGCGCGGCGCAATCAGGCGGACCCTGGCACCCATGGTGGTCAGCAGGTGAATGTTCGAGCGGGCAACCCGCGAATGCAGGATGTCGCCGCAAATCGCGATCCTGAGACCCTGGATTTTGCCGACGCGGCGGCGGATCGTCAGCGCGTCCAGCAACGCCTGTGTCGGGTGTTCGTGCTGACCGTCGCCGGCATTGATCACGGCGCAGTTCACTTTCTCGCTCAACAGCTTGACCGACCCCGATTCCGGGTGCCGCACGACCAGAACATCCGGGTGCATGGCGTTCAGCGTCATCGCCGTGTCGATCAGGGTTTCACCCTTTTTGACCGAGCTTGTCGCCACCGACATGTTGATGACGTCGCCGCCGAGCCGCTTGCCCGCCAGTTCGAACGAGGTGCGGGTACGCGTCGAGTCTTCGAAAAACAGATTGATGATGGTCCGCCCGCTGAGAACCGCTTTTTTCTTGTCGGCCTGACGGTTCTGCTCGACGTAGCTCTCGGCACGGTCGAGAAGAGCGGAAATTTCAATGGGATTAAGACCCTCGATACCGAGGAGGTGCTTATGAGGAAAGCCGAATGGGCCAGTGCCGTCGTTCATAGGCGCGCACTATATGTCCGCTTGGGTTGAATCTGCAAGTGTCATGATCAACGCCTTATCCACTGCGATGGCATGGCTTGCCGAAGCGGGATCGCGTAGTATGTTTCCGGTTCGGCGATTCGCGGTAATCGGCCGGGACTATGGTCGCGGGAAAGTTTGATGGAAGAGTACTTGAAGGCCCACGACAGGCTGGGCCAACTCATGAAAAAGGATTTCGTGTTCGTCGTCGGCGCGACGCGCTGGGGCACGTCCTGGGTGCAGCAGTGCCTGGACACGCACCCGAAGATCCTCTGCAAGGGCGAAGGTCATTTTACCGACAGCCTTTTCCCCGGCCTCGCCAAGCTCGTCGATCAGTACAATCAGGATGCGGAACGCATCGGCAACCGTATGCAGCTGGCGGGGCTGCCCGGCAACGCCGCCGGTTTTACCTTCGACGATGTCGAATACCTGATGCGTACCGCCGTGATGCTGATGTTTCAGCGCTGGGTGCCCGAGGAAGACGTGGACGAGATCGCCTGCATCGGCGAAAAAACGCCGGAGCATGTTTTGTCGCTGGAACTGCTCGACCGGCTGTTTCCGAACATGCGCATTGTGCATGTGGTGCGTGACGGGCGTGATGAAGCGGCCAGCGCCTGGGATTTCAACATGGGGATATCCAGAGGCGAATTTCCGAGACGATATCCGAGCTTCGCCGATTTTGCCGAGACCTTTGCCCGCAACTGGTCACGTTCGGTCGGCGCGGCCAGACGCTTCGGCCGTCTGAACCGGCGGCGGTACTATCAGATCAAGGCCGAGGAATTGGTCGAGGAACCGGCCCCCATCGTGCGCCGCCTGTTCCGCTTTTGCGATGTCGAAGACAAGGAAGATATCGTTCAGGCCGGTATTCGCCATGCCTATCAGATCGCACCGCTGGATCTGGACCCCGGTGTCTGGAAGCGCCGCTTCGACGATGATGCAACCCGCCGCTTTCATCGTCAGTCCGGCGAGCTTCTGAAGTTGCTGAATTACACGATTGCTGCCTGATCTTCAACGCGCGGCGGCGAGCATGCGTCTGGAGGTGGCGATTCCAACAAGGTTTACGCTGAAACCTATAACAAGCACCGCGCAGCACAGCAGAAACAGTTTTGCATATTTATGCTCCAGCCCGCTCAAGCTGCCGACGATTCCGGTATATCCGCTGGTTTCGAGGAAATACAACGCTGCTGCGCCCACCGCGCTAAAGAACGACACGAGATAGCTCCAGGCAGGCACGTCGGTGCGGCCCATGAAAACCGAGAGGACGATCACCGGCGTCAAATACATGGAAGCGGTGCCGCTGACGGCGACGGCGCCGAAAAGGTCTTTGCTGCCGAGAAACAGAAATCCCAATCCTCCGATCATGAACACAATCATGACGACCCTGCCGTTGGTGACGTTTTCTGCGGCAACGCGCATATCCGAAATTGCGAGCTTCGCAGCAGAGGACAATGTGGAATCGAGCGTCGAGATCGCCGACACGATCAACGCCAAATTGAACAACATCATCGTTTCGTCGCCGAGCAGCCGGGCCAACGCCACGACCATGCTTTCGCCGTCCAGCTTGTTCAGTCCGGCGACGATACCGAGCATCCCGAAGGCGAGAATACAGAGAACGCTAAGCCACGCGGCATGCAGAAAGCTTTTGCGCGTCGTTGCCCTGTCGGCAAGAAATCCACGGTCCATCATGACCGGATCGTGCATAGGGTAGCTCAGGACCTGCAACGCGGCGACGGCGATGAGCACCCAGCCGGGCGACGTCACGTCCGGGCTGCTTCCCAGAATTGCCGGCAGGTCGAACAACGGTCCGGTTATCGTCTGTAACGTCATGACGGCCAGCACGATCAGAAGCGCGACCATCTGCAGGACATCGGTGCGGAGTGACGCCCTGAGACCGCCCATCATCGAATAGGCCAGTCCGAACGACGCCATGGCAACGACTGCGGCAACATAGCTGCTGCCACCGGCGGTGCCGAAAATCAGGCCGATGACGATCAGATTTGCGAAAACTTCGGACAGCAATCGAAGCGCGATCACGGCATTGTAGCAGGCCGTACCGGTGCGCCCGAAGCGGTCATGCAGGAACGACTGAATGCTGCCGAACCCATGACGGAAACGGATTTGGTCGACGATTGCTGCGCCTGTCAAAAAGGACAGGTAATAGGCGGCATACGCAAGCGTTCCGGCGATCCCGTAGTAATACCCAAGGATCGCCGCGTTCATCAGAGAGCGGGCGAATATCCAGGTCGTGACCTGCGACAGGACAAGCGTCAGAAGCTTCGGGGCCTCTCCGTTGTCGCTTTGTCCGCGAAAAAAGCCATCGGTGGTGACGTGTCTGGGCGAAACAAGCAACGTTCCAACGGCGAGCGCGGCAATGACTAAAGCTAATGTGGTCGACATCCGAG
This genomic window contains:
- a CDS encoding sulfotransferase: MEEYLKAHDRLGQLMKKDFVFVVGATRWGTSWVQQCLDTHPKILCKGEGHFTDSLFPGLAKLVDQYNQDAERIGNRMQLAGLPGNAAGFTFDDVEYLMRTAVMLMFQRWVPEEDVDEIACIGEKTPEHVLSLELLDRLFPNMRIVHVVRDGRDEAASAWDFNMGISRGEFPRRYPSFADFAETFARNWSRSVGAARRFGRLNRRRYYQIKAEELVEEPAPIVRRLFRFCDVEDKEDIVQAGIRHAYQIAPLDLDPGVWKRRFDDDATRRFHRQSGELLKLLNYTIAA
- a CDS encoding aspartate carbamoyltransferase catalytic subunit; this encodes MNDGTGPFGFPHKHLLGIEGLNPIEISALLDRAESYVEQNRQADKKKAVLSGRTIINLFFEDSTRTRTSFELAGKRLGGDVINMSVATSSVKKGETLIDTAMTLNAMHPDVLVVRHPESGSVKLLSEKVNCAVINAGDGQHEHPTQALLDALTIRRRVGKIQGLRIAICGDILHSRVARSNIHLLTTMGARVRLIAPRTLIPTGVEHMGVEVFYDMREGLQDCDIVMMLRLQKERMDGNYLPSVREYFHFFGLDYEKLEGAKPNALIMHPGPMNRGVEIDSEVADDFGRSAIHEQVEMGVAVRMAALEILTANLEEHLQRNL